DNA from Candidatus Obscuribacterales bacterium:
CCCTCGCAAACGATTACATCCCCCAATACAGGAAAGCGATCGCCGATGCTATAGACGCCGGTATTCTCCCTCTCCATGAACAGACGAGTCACTCCTATTCTTATACCCAATATATGACGGGCTTACAGATGGAGCGCTCTGAACATTACGCTCTCACATTTCTTAAATATGATCAAGATACCTATGCCAACCTTCGGCAAAGCAGTGTTAAGCGAAATGCCCAACGGCTTGATAATTTGCAAGTTGTGCCCATAGAAGCCTTCATGAGACGGGCTACAGCACTTCTAGCCCACGATTCATCAGAAGAGTTAGCGATCGCTCTCTGTGCTCTCACGGGTCGCCGCCATACAGAAATCGTCTCTCGTGGGCAATTAACGCTAGGCTCAGACCACGAGTTTGTTCTCTCGTTTCATGGACAACAAAAGAAAAAGAGTCCTGTCGGCAGCTTCAATATTCTCTCTCTCATTCCCGCCTCAGAGCTATTGCCCCATTTTAAGCGGTTCCGGAAGATGCCTAAGGTTGCACCTTTGGTAGGACGTCCCCATGATGATCCCCTTATTCAAGCATTCCATACAAGAGTGAATTACCGCATGGCAGATGCTTTTGGGGATGTTCTAGGCGTTCCTCAAGGATTTGAACGGTTAACCATTCATCGACTACGAGGTGTCTATGCAGCGATCGCTGTTCACTTCTTCTGTCCTGAAATGAGGAATGAAGGCCGCTTCTTACAGCAGTATCTTGGGCATGACCTCGGTAGCGCCGCCATTCAGCATTATCAGCACTATCGCCTCGTTAATGACCAAGGAAATCTCCTGCGTGCCAGAGGCGTGAAGCTATCTGCCTATGGTCTTCCAGCGCTGCAAATGGATGATTTGGATCAGCTGAATCTAGAGGTTGATGATCTCCCCAATCCTGTCCCCAGCCCTAGCCCAGATCCTAGCAGGGATGAGCAGCCCCAGCATGATGACGTTGCCCGTCTCACCGCAGAAGTCAATCGATTACGATCGCTCTTGAGAGATACACAAGACACTCTGATCACGGTTCAGCAAGAGCGCGACTATGCGACAGCTCAACTGGATAGGCTGCGAACCATCATGGGCTCAACTCAACAACACTATCCTGCGGTGAGTAAGCAACTACACCAGTCTGCCCTAGAGAGAGCGATCGCTATCGTTAATGCCATCAAGCAATGGAACCTTTCAGACCACCAACCCACCTGGGCAATCACAGCTAGCCTCCTAGAACGGGAATTCCATATCAACCGCAAAGCTGCTCAATCCTTTATCGCAGATTTTGAAGATGATATCCAAACTCATCATCAACGCATTGGCGTTACCAATCCTAGAAGCCATAACCGCTACAACAACCCAAGTGAACTTAAAGCCTTCATCCAGCAGACCTAGCCTTGACGCTCCTCAAGCCGCATATGCGTATAATACATGGACAAACATCACGCACTATTGGTTGGAACGAGTGCTAATCCCGATTCATGCGTATAGACTATCCACTTATGTATACAGCACGATAGAGTTGATGAATATCCCTGTATGAACAACCCAACCGTCTCCACTCTACCTAGCGATCGCTTCCTCTATACGCCCCCGCCCTCAGCTCTCTCCGCCAAGCAAATTCTCATTAAGCCCAATCTCGGCTATCCGGTTCCTCATCCAGTAACCGTTAGTCTCCATGTCCTCACTCAAGTTATAAAAGGCATTCAACTCGCCAATCCTCAAGCCGACATTTTGATCGTCGAAGGGGTCTGCTCTGCCCGATCCTTAGACGACATCGCGGCCACCCTGACGATTCAACCTCTGATCAAAGATAAGATACATTTATTAGACGCTGATACCCTCCCCCTAACCGATTATCCCAACCGTTGCACTAAGCCTGTACGCTTCAGCTCCATGTGGGCTCCTGCCCTCTTACAGGAAGTCGATTGCCGGATTAGCCTTGGGGCATTCAAGTCTACCCAACTCAAGGGAGAGACATTAATTTCCGCATCCCTTAAAAATTTATACGGTCTATTCCCCCGATCGCGCTATAAGGCTCGCAGTCCCAACTCTCGGGGCCAGCTTCACCGACCATCCGTGCCGCTGATTTTACAAGATGTCTATGGCTGCATCGGACATCTGTTTGATGCCGGGGTTGTCGATGCTACCTATATGTACACCAGTCCTGACTGGAAGCCCGATCGCTCTGGAACTGGAACATTTCTCAATCAGGTGATCGTGGGCTCTAGTCTCCTTGCGATTGATCAAGCCGCTTGCGAACTTGCCCAAGTTCCCATTCCCCCCTATATAGAAGGCATTCGACAGAACTGTCCTTTTGCCACCTAGGAACGTGATGGATGTCAGTAATCCACAGGCGGTTGGCGACTCATCGCCACGCCCAGAACCAAAAGATGTTAACTTTGATGAAGGAGATTTAATAGCGCGTATCCATGATTATGTCTAGATTTCAGCAATTTATCAGCTTTTTACTTTCCGCCTTGCTTGGCATAGGGCTACTATCTCAACCCGCCTATGCGGCCAGTTCCGCTGCCATTCGAGCCTATGACGATGTTACGCCCACCACTAAGAGCTATGCAGGGGAAACGCTGAT
Protein-coding regions in this window:
- a CDS encoding DUF362 domain-containing protein is translated as MNNPTVSTLPSDRFLYTPPPSALSAKQILIKPNLGYPVPHPVTVSLHVLTQVIKGIQLANPQADILIVEGVCSARSLDDIAATLTIQPLIKDKIHLLDADTLPLTDYPNRCTKPVRFSSMWAPALLQEVDCRISLGAFKSTQLKGETLISASLKNLYGLFPRSRYKARSPNSRGQLHRPSVPLILQDVYGCIGHLFDAGVVDATYMYTSPDWKPDRSGTGTFLNQVIVGSSLLAIDQAACELAQVPIPPYIEGIRQNCPFAT
- a CDS encoding protelomerase family protein, which translates into the protein LANDYIPQYRKAIADAIDAGILPLHEQTSHSYSYTQYMTGLQMERSEHYALTFLKYDQDTYANLRQSSVKRNAQRLDNLQVVPIEAFMRRATALLAHDSSEELAIALCALTGRRHTEIVSRGQLTLGSDHEFVLSFHGQQKKKSPVGSFNILSLIPASELLPHFKRFRKMPKVAPLVGRPHDDPLIQAFHTRVNYRMADAFGDVLGVPQGFERLTIHRLRGVYAAIAVHFFCPEMRNEGRFLQQYLGHDLGSAAIQHYQHYRLVNDQGNLLRARGVKLSAYGLPALQMDDLDQLNLEVDDLPNPVPSPSPDPSRDEQPQHDDVARLTAEVNRLRSLLRDTQDTLITVQQERDYATAQLDRLRTIMGSTQQHYPAVSKQLHQSALERAIAIVNAIKQWNLSDHQPTWAITASLLEREFHINRKAAQSFIADFEDDIQTHHQRIGVTNPRSHNRYNNPSELKAFIQQT